In Ferroplasma sp., a single window of DNA contains:
- a CDS encoding 30S ribosomal protein S24e: MSNEKMIKNFSVDSERDNKLLFRKEIKYTLDFKSGKTVSRKEIKDLFVDYYKAKEDVIIVDRNIQETGKDSLKGYVKIYDTKEHAMLYEPDYELIRNGLKEKESK, encoded by the coding sequence ATGAGCAATGAAAAAATGATAAAAAATTTCAGCGTCGATTCCGAAAGGGATAACAAGCTGCTGTTCAGGAAGGAGATAAAATATACTCTGGATTTCAAATCTGGAAAAACTGTAAGCAGAAAGGAAATAAAGGATCTTTTTGTGGATTATTATAAGGCCAAGGAAGATGTAATAATAGTGGACAGGAATATACAGGAGACGGGAAAGGATTCACTTAAGGGCTATGTTAAAATATATGATACCAAGGAGCATGCTATGTTATATGAGCCAGATTATGAACTCATAAGGAATGGATTAAAGGAAAAGGAGAGTAAATAA
- a CDS encoding DUF359 domain-containing protein, translating into MPLKLDRDITVGDNARNTIKSFKYSLCNLDDIRLLAMHNKIVSVGDVTTENLLKAGIGIKLQVVDLVTKRDERHFEHVKGSCEVVNPPGTISLQLMNAIASFMEGDGSGRIEVRGEEDLAVIPIIFYADNNTVIVYGVPDTGMAFIKVNEDIKKEIENMIMEMYRNEQ; encoded by the coding sequence ATGCCATTAAAGTTAGATCGTGACATTACAGTAGGGGATAATGCACGGAATACCATAAAGAGTTTCAAATATTCTTTATGTAATTTAGACGATATAAGGCTTCTTGCAATGCATAATAAAATTGTATCTGTGGGTGATGTTACAACAGAAAATCTTCTAAAGGCAGGAATAGGGATTAAGCTTCAGGTTGTTGACCTTGTAACAAAGAGGGATGAGAGGCATTTTGAGCATGTAAAGGGTTCCTGTGAGGTGGTGAATCCACCCGGAACAATATCACTCCAGTTGATGAATGCCATAGCAAGTTTTATGGAAGGAGATGGAAGTGGGAGAATCGAGGTTAGGGGAGAGGAAGACCTGGCGGTAATACCAATAATCTTTTATGCAGATAATAATACAGTAATAGTTTATGGTGTACCTGATACAGGTATGGCATTCATAAAAGTTAATGAGGATATAAAAAAGGAAATTGAAAATATGATAATGGAGATGTATAGAAATGAGCAATGA
- the spt4 gene encoding transcription elongation factor subunit Spt4 yields the protein MAKVYKACRICKRLTTEDVCPVHGEERTKPDWFGFLIINDVNSQIAQKADIREPGIYAIKVRS from the coding sequence ATGGCGAAAGTATATAAGGCCTGCAGGATATGCAAAAGATTGACAACAGAGGATGTCTGCCCCGTCCATGGTGAGGAAAGAACAAAACCTGACTGGTTCGGATTTTTGATAATAAATGACGTAAACTCACAGATAGCCCAGAAGGCAGATATAAGGGAACCAGGTATATATGCCATTAAAGTTAGATCGTGA
- a CDS encoding DNA-directed RNA polymerase: MYILLEDEYVIRVPPELLNDDYSEAVIEASKSILEGKLVDILEGEKSLGKAYIVSVSNIEMKGEGTIVHGDGGVYQPIHYTALAYFPRMQEVVDGIVEGIQKFGAFIRFGPFEGLLHISQIMDDSINVDMDNQRIVGKDTKMELKVGDKIRVRIVALNLASASLSDSKIGFTAKQPGLGKPEWAQKQDINN; this comes from the coding sequence ATGTACATATTGCTTGAAGATGAATACGTAATCAGGGTTCCGCCTGAACTGTTAAATGATGATTATTCCGAGGCCGTTATTGAGGCATCAAAATCAATTCTGGAGGGGAAACTGGTAGACATACTGGAAGGTGAAAAGAGCCTGGGGAAAGCATATATAGTTTCAGTAAGCAACATTGAAATGAAGGGGGAAGGCACTATAGTTCATGGAGATGGTGGGGTCTACCAGCCAATTCATTATACTGCCCTTGCATATTTTCCCAGGATGCAGGAGGTTGTTGATGGAATCGTAGAGGGAATTCAGAAATTTGGCGCATTTATAAGATTCGGGCCATTTGAGGGCTTGCTGCACATCAGCCAGATCATGGATGATTCCATAAATGTTGATATGGATAATCAAAGAATAGTAGGAAAGGATACAAAGATGGAACTTAAAGTCGGAGATAAGATCAGGGTTAGAATAGTTGCATTGAACCTTGCATCTGCATCACTCTCTGATAGCAAAATAGGATTTACGGCTAAGCAGCCGGGTCTTGGAAAGCCTGAGTGGGCACAAAAACAGGACATAAATAATTGA
- the asnS gene encoding asparagine--tRNA ligase, protein MEKIRDILSDNFTGKEVSIRGWVYRIRSSGRITFIVLRDSTDIVQCVASSDDLSPEAMKDLSSLTVESSLELSGTLRKDPRAVTGYELSINTYKIYERNENFPIARDLGEEFLLDNRHLWLRSREFTAVLKIRSTVFKAFTDYFYGNGYYQVQAPMFVSTATEGGASLFNVDYFGEKVNLTQSSQFYLETMIFSLEKVFTIAPSFRAEKSRTRRHLTEYWHAEGEAAWYNNEDMMEDEEKMIKFIIDAVLKNNMDDLKIINRDPAKLENIKVPFQRIRYRDLIEKAREFGMNLKYGDDLGADEEYGIMVHFDNPIFVTDYPESLKTFYHRPDPESPGEILCHDLLAPEGYGEVLGGGERIYDLEELLDRIKKNGLSPEDYYWYVDLRRYGSIPHSGFGLGLDRLVMWICGLSNIRETIPYPRTIRRVKP, encoded by the coding sequence ATGGAAAAAATCAGGGACATATTATCAGATAATTTTACTGGCAAGGAAGTCTCCATAAGGGGCTGGGTATACAGAATTAGGAGCTCTGGCAGGATCACCTTTATCGTCCTGCGGGATTCAACAGATATTGTACAGTGTGTGGCATCCTCAGATGATCTGAGCCCGGAGGCCATGAAAGACCTGTCATCTCTTACGGTAGAAAGTAGCCTGGAGCTATCTGGGACATTAAGAAAGGATCCCAGGGCAGTTACAGGTTATGAGCTTTCAATAAATACATACAAAATTTACGAAAGGAATGAAAATTTTCCCATAGCCAGGGATCTGGGCGAGGAATTTCTACTGGACAACAGGCATCTATGGCTAAGGAGCCGGGAATTTACCGCTGTGTTGAAAATAAGGTCAACGGTGTTCAAGGCTTTTACAGATTACTTTTACGGGAATGGGTACTATCAGGTCCAGGCCCCCATGTTTGTTTCCACAGCGACCGAGGGCGGTGCATCGCTTTTCAATGTGGATTACTTCGGTGAGAAGGTTAACCTGACACAGAGCTCACAGTTTTATCTTGAAACCATGATATTCAGCCTGGAAAAGGTTTTTACAATAGCCCCCAGTTTCAGGGCGGAAAAATCCAGGACAAGAAGGCACCTCACAGAATACTGGCACGCAGAGGGCGAGGCCGCGTGGTATAACAATGAGGATATGATGGAGGATGAGGAAAAGATGATCAAATTCATCATTGATGCGGTGCTGAAAAATAACATGGATGATCTTAAAATAATCAACAGGGACCCGGCCAAACTGGAAAACATAAAAGTGCCTTTTCAGAGAATAAGGTACAGGGACCTGATAGAAAAGGCCAGAGAATTTGGCATGAACCTGAAATATGGCGATGATCTGGGTGCAGATGAAGAATATGGAATAATGGTACATTTCGACAATCCAATATTTGTTACAGACTACCCGGAATCATTAAAGACTTTTTACCACAGGCCTGATCCAGAAAGCCCCGGGGAGATACTCTGCCATGATCTGCTCGCCCCTGAGGGCTACGGTGAGGTACTTGGTGGCGGTGAAAGAATTTATGACCTGGAAGAGCTCCTTGACAGGATCAAGAAAAATGGGCTCAGCCCGGAAGATTATTACTGGTACGTTGACCTAAGAAGATATGGAAGCATACCCCATAGCGGCTTTGGTCTGGGTCTTGACAGGCTTGTTATGTGGATATGCGGGCTTTCCAATATAAGGGAAACAATCCCGTATCCAAGGACAATAAGGCGGGTAAAGCCATGA
- the hemE gene encoding uroporphyrinogen decarboxylase encodes MNNFIAALRGDQHERIPVWFMRQAGRYMPEYQEIRKNYNIRQMCMDPAITEKITYLPVNALNVDAAIIFADIILPLEAMGYSIDFNANGPVIQNGYRNNPEMNGIHEFDSNALQYRTMDAIRLFKQKHPETPIIGFSGGIITVLSYLLSGTSDNNLIYTKKIMLNDSAFTVIKNMIKNMIITYLKMQISAGVDAVQIFDSWLGSLSPYMFEKYLKKDIMEIVGEIKGKIPLIYFSTGNSGMIEQFNGIKPDVISLDWRISIDRAGKILRPEIGIQGNLDPYVAQYGKGPAIEETKSILKQAAGINNYVFNLGHGVLPETSPNTLKEIVETVHDHNFH; translated from the coding sequence ATGAATAATTTTATTGCGGCGCTGCGCGGAGACCAGCATGAGAGGATACCTGTGTGGTTTATGCGCCAGGCAGGGCGGTACATGCCTGAATATCAGGAAATCAGAAAAAACTATAATATAAGGCAGATGTGCATGGACCCTGCTATTACGGAAAAAATAACCTATCTCCCGGTAAACGCACTGAATGTTGATGCGGCAATTATATTTGCAGATATAATACTTCCACTGGAGGCAATGGGATACAGCATAGATTTCAATGCAAATGGTCCGGTGATCCAGAATGGTTACAGAAATAATCCCGAGATGAACGGTATCCATGAATTTGATAGCAATGCACTTCAATACAGGACAATGGACGCCATAAGGCTGTTCAAGCAAAAACACCCTGAGACACCTATAATAGGGTTTTCCGGGGGGATCATAACAGTGCTGTCCTATCTTCTGTCCGGCACGTCGGATAATAACCTCATATATACCAAAAAAATTATGCTCAACGACAGTGCTTTTACAGTCATCAAGAATATGATTAAAAATATGATCATAACCTATTTGAAAATGCAGATCAGTGCCGGTGTGGATGCAGTACAAATTTTCGATTCATGGCTGGGATCGCTTTCTCCCTATATGTTTGAGAAATATCTGAAAAAGGACATAATGGAAATCGTGGGTGAAATAAAGGGCAAAATACCCCTTATATACTTCTCAACAGGAAATTCAGGCATGATTGAACAGTTCAATGGCATTAAACCAGATGTTATAAGTCTTGACTGGAGAATCAGCATAGACCGTGCAGGAAAAATACTCAGGCCGGAGATTGGAATCCAGGGTAACCTTGACCCCTATGTTGCTCAGTACGGTAAAGGACCAGCTATAGAGGAAACAAAATCAATTCTGAAACAGGCCGCAGGAATAAACAACTATGTGTTCAACCTGGGGCATGGTGTGCTTCCTGAAACATCACCAAACACGCTTAAGGAAATCGTTGAAACAGTACATGATCACAATTTTCATTAA